The region ccaaattgaatcacttttaagaaaatgaggaccaaattaaaacaaaaaaaacttgAGAACCAAACTGATATTACTTCACAAATAGAaggataaaagaataatttagccttaaaaattatattacaagTCTGGAAATTGTTTTCCGAAATATAAAGGACAGCTCCAAATAAAAAACAGAAAGGtatgaatgaaattaaaaaataaaaacaaaagagtgcaggaagaaattgATCAGGTGCAATAAGCAATTGCTATCAAGTAAAcctatataaaatatttggatgGCCCGTTAAGACAAATAGTGCTGTTTGTTCGGGTTcatattatttgaaatgttaaaaaaattcaaaaatatgaagaTACTGTTTTGAGATATAATCTACAAGGTTGATTTGAACTTTATGAAgatattgtttattataatttttgttggaATATTGATAAAAAGTGATCAAAATTACTACTATACATGTGttattcatcttttaaaatcatGTAGGTATTATATAGTATAATGTATGTGTATCTGAGTGCCAAACGTATATAAATCACATATAATTACAAACCAATATTGAAACATTCAAAATGTACATTTCACatctttattgttattttttaatgttaaatagactttttttttattttagtatatttcatatattttatatttttaaaatttttatatatctagcacttccaaaatatttttttgagatTTAGCATTAAGATAATCTTAATTAGTATAACTCATTATGAATAGATATTATTTGCTAAATAATATACATGTCATACTCGGTTCTATTCATCCTATATagtattgttaaatttttttcttccaaaacaTCAACAAACATGGAAGATTTTCCGACCACATTGATTTTGTTATTTGAAATTGCAACCTAGAAAAATGcatttcaaattcataagtttTGTGATGTGAatgttttaaatatgattacaagtttgtaattaattattgttaaaataatatggATGTTTTCAAGTTAGGGggcatttttcttttcattctcaaTGTACAAAATTATGCTTGAAAAAATAAAGTCTCTTGTTTAAAATAGAGATTAAATGTGAATGTAATCACGCTAAATCAACTTTTTGTTAGGTTTACGAAAGATACAACATCAATGAAACCTGAGTTCAATTATATAAGATATTGACATCACTCTCAATCCAAAACTTTAAGATGATGAGTTTATGAGCCTTGATCTTTATATGttgttcaactttttcatttttactcaatgtaaAACTTAGACTCACGTTTGAATTTCTAATACCTTATTAACTCCTTATATAAATTCTTACACTCAAACAACATAACTATCCCCTAGAAAAAAACACCATTTCGGAAGGGAAGGCCATTTGCCAGATATGGTGGATGACTCGTATTACACCAATAATGGCCATACCATTTAGCATCAGGGAGGGAGAAGTGTATATTGATTATGGGAAACCATGTGTTGTTGTAGCAGATTTTCACTGATTCAGGTTTCCAATCATCCACTGCACCAGATCTATATAGGTACAGATAACAAATATCAGATAAACATGCCCCATTTATCTGAAATACATCTAAAGAACATTGCTCGAATATCCCTGGACCATCTAATCTTGGTTTGTATACCTGCTAAATCACAACAtttgagtattttaaaaaaaagatacttaactaagttaaaaaataactaagaaaaaatattcaatggTTCTTATAACgattaaatatgtgtttgattCCTTatttttcagtaaaatttggaattagaccttttttgaaactttgatctAATTTAGTCCCTAACTTTAAAGATgcataaatttagtcattttaactaaattttgttaagtttactcgatgttttaattgtgtttcatgatatcatttgaattgtttataccttTTGAattgtttcataataatatttgacttaacattaaaataaaattgcattaaacaatataaacaactcaaatataatctTGAAATACATACGAAATATCAAGTAAAtccaacaaaatttgattaaaatgattaaatccgcatatttaaaaaaataaaggactaaattagttcaaagtttcgaaatggactaattctaaaatttacatatttaacccaaacatttaaaattaattgaatgaTAAATGCGAAGCAAAACCTCGTTGCCATGAGCATCTCCAAAAGCAATTCCGATCTTCTCCCATGTGAACTTGGGTGATGAACAACTTGTAGATATAATCACAAGGTAAGAACAGTTCTCTGGGGTCTTCGTCTATTCAACACAAAAACTAatcatgaaaaaacaaaatagaaaaaaaaaggtgttgCTCGAAAGATCACACACTTTCGTACCTGAATATAGCCAAAAGAGAAGGAATCAGTATCAGGATTTTGAAGAGAATCAGATTTGGACTCTGAGAATGAAAGGGTTAAAGCAGAGGCAAAGCAGAGGAAAAGAAGAACCtgcttcatcattttcttctgCATAAACTTTCACTACTAAAGTCAATATAGAAGTAGTGCTTTAGATAACTACCAGTTTAATTATATGCAACTATGTACCTCAATAAAGGACCACCCtaagttattataaaataaacactACTTGTTTGAATTAGATTATTCataagttttttcaaaaaaaaaatatttataagttaaaattaattcatacataaattataaaagttatatcagattttttataaactaatcaTAACATGAATTAGTTccatttatgaaaaaatgactctttttttcacttttgaaacactttaatgaaaaataaataaatttatattttctgtcagagaattttttttttaattatttttctgttgtgtcttaaaaatatatttataattaatgactttaaagttttaaaatacattaaaataatattttttaaggataacacaaaaaaaaaaaatcattaaaaaaattggactCAAAAAATTGTGACATGTATTTCAATCCAAAACAAATTGGTGGTTTGAGTGTAATAACTTTAGCTTTGATAACAAAAGGTGAACAATAATATCAACTAATCAAACTTTCacagacataaattttttaagatacatttttttaaagctTTATATACTTCCTTTACGACATGAATTAAAGTGCTAGTGAAAATAATtcatgaaatatttataaactatttcctaaaaatatatcaatgaaatattcattgatataaaatatgttttcatgatttttttttgacgGTTTTACATTTATTACTGGGaacaaaaacatgataataattttat is a window of Vigna unguiculata cultivar IT97K-499-35 chromosome 4, ASM411807v1, whole genome shotgun sequence DNA encoding:
- the LOC114182405 gene encoding embryo-specific protein ATS3B-like isoform X1, translating into MQKKMMKQVLLFLCFASALTLSFSESKSDSLQNPDTDSFSFGYIQTKTPENCSYLVIISTSCSSPKFTWEKIGIAFGDAHGNEQVYKPRLDGPGIFEQCSLDVFQINGACLSDICYLYLYRSGAVDDWKPESVKICYNNTWFPIINIHFSLPDAKWYGHYWCNTSHPPYLANGLPFRNGVFF
- the LOC114182405 gene encoding embryo-specific protein ATS3B-like isoform X2, which encodes MQKKMMKQVLLFLCFASALTLSFSESKSDSLQNPDTDSFSFGYIQTKTPENCSYLVIISTSCSSPKFTWEKIGIAFGDAHGNEVYKPRLDGPGIFEQCSLDVFQINGACLSDICYLYLYRSGAVDDWKPESVKICYNNTWFPIINIHFSLPDAKWYGHYWCNTSHPPYLANGLPFRNGVFF
- the LOC114182405 gene encoding embryo-specific protein ATS3B-like isoform X3, which encodes MQKKMMKQVLLFLCFASALTLSFSESKSDSLQNPDTDSFSFGYIQTKTPENCSYLVIISTSCSSPKFTWEKIGIAFGDAHGNEIWCSG